In the genome of Amphiura filiformis chromosome 4, Afil_fr2py, whole genome shotgun sequence, one region contains:
- the LOC140150154 gene encoding medium-chain acyl-CoA ligase ACSF2, mitochondrial-like, protein MSETTSFEHFPGLIDLHLNTALGSVINVTMSQKLTKSYIHVPVKTPFSEKSVGQRFQEVANQNADKEMFVFYADQERKTFRQMQEESQQFAGGLLKLGLKKGDTLGVWGGNHYEWLLAYLASLQIGVITVNMRMDFPLSVQQEVIQRLGMKVVILMRSPSDMCDRASQIIPELLTNAADNLNCQITPSLKCVINAGTNQCKGMISLTDFMEMGKGFDRSTVTKAIDRVDFDDPICVTFTSGSTGFPKGVTHTHRSVLMVSEDFARFDEDADGIPIHYSRRFALIMSFGGMGAHIGVLFPMIKGDTTIIVGPAYNAQLMANVIQDERVTGSTMLIQHLNDILSLPNFEEYDFSSFQVCITGGSIIPHSFRQRASKITKHLLLAYGGTEGFGSTQSPKDPIEILHSPAFFPADGSEWKIIADDGQILPINEIGEICHRGPSLFLYYWGEEEKTKAAKKPSGWYHTGDMGTLDESGYLRVVGRKSERIIKEGVNIAPSQLEKVFDEHPAVNNVMVVGVPDGHTSEEVCACIRRHPLTKVTSDELKEFCRGKVSDFLVPKYILFMEDAFPTTETGKFDRKKIAEQAKTILGL, encoded by the exons ATGAGTGAAACTACATCGTTTGAACACTTCCCTGGTTTGATAGATCTGCATTTAAATACAGCTTTGGGTTCTGTAATAAA TGTCACGATGTCACAAAAGCTAACAAAAAGCTACATCCATGTGCCCGTGAAAACACCGTTTTCGGAAAAGAGCGTTGGGCAGAGATTTCAAGAAGTGGCTAATCAAAATGCGGACAAAGAGATGTTTGTATTTTACGCAGATCAAGAACGAAAAACGTTCAGACAAATGCAAGAAGAA AGTCAGCAGTTTGCAGGAGGTTTGCTGAAGCTGGGTTTAAAGAAAGGAGATACGCTAGGGGTTTGGGGTGGTAACCATTACGAGTGGCTACTGGCATACCTAGCCTCACTGCAAATTGGTGTCATCACG GTTAATATGAGGATGGACTTTCCGTTGAGTGTTCAGCAAGAAGTCATTCAAAGG CTCGGAATGAAAGTCGTCATTTTGATGAGATCACCGTCTGACATGTGTGACAGAGCCAGCCAAATAATACCAGAGTTACTGACAAATGCTGCCGATAATCTCAATTGTCAAAT CACACCAAGCTTGAAGTGTGTTATCAACGCAGGAACCAATCAATGCAA agGTATGATTTCATTGACGGATTTCATGGAAATGGGCAAAGGATTTGACAGAAGTACAGTGACGAAAGCTATAGACCGAGTTGATTTTGACGATCCTATATGTGTTACATTTACTTCG GGTTCAACTGGATTTCCCAAAGGTGTGACCCATACACACAGATCAGTGTTGATGGTTTCAGAGGATTTCGCGCGGTTTGATGAAGATGCAGACGGAATTCCTATACATTAT TCACGCAGGTTTGCTCTGATCATGTCATTTGGGGGCATGGGTGCACATATCGGAGTATTATTCCCCATGATTAAAGGAGATACTACTATCATTGTGGGTCCAGCTTACAATGCACAACTAATGGCAAATGTTATCCAGGATGAAAG aGTTACAGGATCCACCATGCTCATTCAACATTTGAACGACATTTTGAGTTTGCCAAATTTCGAGGAATATGatttttcatcttttcaagttt GTATAACAGGTGGCAGCATCATCCCTCATTCATTTCGCCAAAGAGCCTCAAAGATCACTAAACATTTATTG CTAGCATACGGTGGTACAGAGGGATTTGGAAGCACACAATCGCCCAAAGATCCGATTGAAATTCTACATAGCCCTGCATTTTTTCCTGCGGATGGTTCGGAG TGGAAGATTATTGCTGATGATGGTCAAATCCTACCAATAAATGAGATTGGAGAAATCTGCCATAGAGGTCcgtctttatttttatattactggGGAGAAGAAGAGAAGACAAAAGCAGCCAAGAAGCCGAGTGGATGGTACCACACAGG GGACATGGGAACGTTAGATGAAAGTGGGTACCTTCGGGTTGTCGGAAGAAAATCG GAACGCATCATCAAAGAAGGGGTCAACATAGCGCCTAGTCAATTGGAGAAAGTTTTTGACGAACATCCTGCAGTCAATAATGTCATG GTTGTAGGAGTTCCTGATGGACATACATCTGAAGAAGTGTGCGCCTGTATCAG ACGTCATCCTTTGACCAAAGTTACCTCAGATGAATTGAAGGAATTTTGCAGAGGCAAG